The Fusarium falciforme chromosome 10, complete sequence DNA segment TTCGCGGCTTccgaggagcttgagcaggCCGGATATAAGACGAACCGTGGATTGCGAGACCAGAGAGCCTCGATTCACTGGATCAAGAAGTATATCGGTGGTTTCGGAGGTGACCCCGATCGTATCACCGTAGCAGGAGAAAGTGTGGGTGGCTGTGAGTCTTGAGCCCTCTCCGAGAGCTATCAAGAAATAAGACTGATCAAGATCCATCACCTCAGTGTCAGCTGTCCGTCTTCTGTACACAGAGGAGGCTCTCATCTCTCTGGTTATCGTCATGGGCGGTGCCCCGCCGTCCGTTCGCCCCATCAGCAAATCAGTGGCCGAGTCGAGCTATGAAGCATTGATCGGTGCTCTGGGGTGCAAGGGCTTGTCCGCCACGGAACGAATCAAAGCTCTCCAGGCAATCTCCATTGAAGAGCTTCAGAAAGCCCAGAATCCCACCCTTCCGTTCATTCCAGTGCTAGATGGAGAGCTCGTACCTTACAACGAGAGTTTCAGCTTCATGCAGTCCAAGGACTACGTTTTCAAGTCCAAGTCGTCCGAAGCTGTTATGGCCATCCACTCTCCCCTAGATGTAAGCTTAACATGATTTTCTAGGAAACTGAAACTATTGCTGACTTGTACATACCATATAGGCTAGTATCTTTGCATTCATGGGTCTGTTTTTTCAGAGAAAAGGTATCGCCTCGGGATTTTCCGTTCTCGCCCGCAAGTTGCTCTTTAGCTACCACGGTACAGCAGATCGCCTCCTCAGGTGCTATGGCATCACCCCGGAGCTTGGTGACCAAGATGCTTTACTACGAGTTCTGACCTTTGGGTCTGATATTGGTAACCAAGCCGCGGCGCGAGCATTCGCCGCTAGCTTTCCGCGGGATGCATTCGTCTTGGAATTCGCTGAACCAAATCCCTGGGATGGCCCCTTCAAGGGTCATAGTACGCACATTCTGGACATCTCGTTCCTGCTACAGAACTACAACGACAAGCTTGACAACACCcagagggcggcggcggaagaGTTTGCCAAGGCCGTCATCGCGTTTGTCCATGGCGAGAAGCCTTGGGAACCGTTCTCGGTGTCTGGGGCCGTCGCGAAATTAGGGGGTGGTCAGTTGAAGCATCTCAAGGGAACAGAGGCAATGACGGAACAGTA contains these protein-coding regions:
- a CDS encoding COesterase domain-containing protein, with translation MAPFQPQPAEISHPDIGVVQCLSVGGVIQLLGVKYASLEHWFDNPKLSTYDGSGINAQKHGPQAISDPRAVDNEMAAIQKTLPKLDFPGLSGTDCLTLNISIPSGNHSGPLPVLVFIHGGGFAVGSNWWPQYDMASIVRLSAQLGQPMIGININYRLGAPGFAASEELEQAGYKTNRGLRDQRASIHWIKKYIGGFGGDPDRITVAGESVGGLSAVRLLYTEEALISLVIVMGGAPPSVRPISKSVAESSYEALIGALGCKGLSATERIKALQAISIEELQKAQNPTLPFIPVLDGELVPYNESFSFMQSKDYVFKSKSSEAVMAIHSPLDASIFAFMGLFFQRKGIASGFSVLARKLLFSYHGTADRLLRCYGITPELGDQDALLRVLTFGSDIGNQAAARAFAASFPRDAFVLEFAEPNPWDGPFKGHSTHILDISFLLQNYNDKLDNTQRAAAEEFAKAVIAFVHGEKPWEPFSVSGAVAKLGGGQLKHLKGTEAMTEQYREMASIGQAIGFDTLLGLWLAFVFGS